Genomic segment of Bacteroidota bacterium:
GAGACTGACCGTGCATATCACCAGTTATTTTTTTCCTGTCGAGATAATATTGCTGGCTTTTGCCGGCCCCCGTTCCCTCACAAACCTCTGTGATCTCACTTTTATTATTTATATATTCAATCAGTGTAAGCCACGCTTTGCGTGCAGCATTACCATACAGTTTTTTATCTAACCATCCATTTTTTACTCCTGTTATCATTGCAAAAGCAAACATACCAGTTGATGAGGTTTCTTTCCATGATGCGGGATCATCAACTAATTGCCGCCACATACCATCATCGGCTTGAAATTTTAGCAATGACTCCATCATCGTTTTATAACCCTGCATTATTCTTGGCCGGTCAGGATTATTTTTTGGTAATGCTCTTAATAATTCACTCATTCCTGCAGCCATCCAACCATTCCCTCTTCCCCAAAAGAATGGTGAGGCCGGTGCATGATAGAATAAACCATTTGGTTTTTGTAGTGAATCAAGATATAAAACCATTTCTCTTGCTGCCCGGTTTATGTACTGTACTTCACTTGTTGCACGGTATGCTTGTGCCTGCACCATTGTTATCATATACATATCATCGATCCACAATCTTGTTTGCCAGGTAAAACCATTATTATAAAACCGGTAAGATGCTGGAACTACTCTTGGACCAACAGGTGCTTTCCATTGAGTATCGGCGTACATTTTTCCTAGTGTAAAATATTTCTTTTCCTTTGTTTGCAAGTAGATCTCTAAAGGTACTGCCCCAAATACATTGTAATCTACATGATCAGGTACGGGAAGCAATGAGTCTTCTTTATCAAACAAGGGAACAAATCTCTCAACCAGCTTTTTTCTGAGCAGATCGTTTTTTGTTTCATTTGCAAACGTCAATGCACCGTACCAGTTACATACTTCAAAATAAGGAATATGCGGTATAGCGCCGAAGCCATACACACCATGAGAAGATGATAGAAATTGTTCAGCAACGCGTAACCCGATCTCTTCCGGCGATTTTTCTTTTGGCCAATTTTTAAAAACTCGTTGTGCCTGGGTGTACTCATCTATGAATAACACAAACATTGTTATTATTAAAACTCGGTTGAACATTTCTGTATAATAATTATGGTAAATTTTATTTTATCCCAACTCTCTTTCCTGTCCGCATTGCTTCATAGATCGCTTCGATAATTTTTACATCCCTTCTTCCCATTTCACCGGGCACAATGGATGGTTGATTGTTTTTTATTGATAAAGCAAATCCATCCATTTGTTTTGCTTGTTGTGATAACCGCGGATATTCAATAACACCGTCAGTTGTTTTACCATGTAAACCGGAATAGTTATAAGCGGGTTGTAGTTCAAAAAATCCCTTTTCAGCTTCTGCTCTTAAAAAATTTGCATTTTCAGAATAACTGGTTCTGCATTCAGCAATCAATCCATTTGGCATTTCCATTTGAAAAGATAAGGTTTCTTCTACTCCGAGAAATTTTTCGGGATCAGAAACAGGAGGAGATTGAGCAGTGATAGCCACCGGCTCCATACCTGTTGTGTACATCACTCCCTGCATGCAATAAACGCCAAGATCCATTAAAGGGCCACCGCCTGCCAGCTTTTTATCCAGCCGCCAAATACCTTTTGATGCTACAAAAGAAAATGCGGCAGTCATCTTTTTTATTTCACCATATACTTTTTCTTTTCCCAGCCTTACCATTTCTAAATTATAAGGATCAAAATGCAAACGATAGCCAATTGACAAAAGCTTGCCTGCTTTTTTCGAAGCAGCGATCATCTTATCACAATCGGCAACGGTTACTGCCATTGGTTTTTCACAAATGACATGTTTGCCTGCCTGTGCTGCACGGATAGTATACTCCGCATGCATGGAATTGGGAAGTACTACATATACAATATCAATATCAGGATTATCTTTTATTGAATCATAGTTCTGGTAGTTATAAACATTTTTATCAGCGATCCCATATTTTTCTTTCCAAACGGGAATTTTGGAAGGAGTGCCGGTAACAATGCCGGCGAGATAGCAATGCTCTGTTTCTTGTAGCGCTGGGGCTAACTGGCCGCCGGCATAACCGCCCAGGCCAACTAATGCAATACCGAGTTTACCATTTTTATTCTTTTGCATAGCTTTTTGTTTTGATTCTTCATCGCTACACCGACTGTTTGATGAAATTAATGGAATACTTAATCCTGCAAGTCCAAGATTGTATAAAAACTTTCTTCTTGAGTTGTTGTTATCATTCATAAAAGATGTTTTATTATTAGTTTAATTAGCCCGGGACTGATATTTTTTTATATACTCCGCCGCACCGATCATAGGGGTGATCCAGATATCTTTTTCATTTTGCTTCAGGTAGTTTAAAAATTCACGATGAGCTGGAATTGATACATTCAATCCATTGCCACCACCTACGCCATGAAAAAGTATAACAAGTAATGAATTTGTTTCCATTGCCTTCTTCGCCCATTCTATCATTTGAGCACTGGTTTCGCCATTCACCATATAACAATCTACGTTGAGCAGATCGATCTCATTTATTTTATGCATCTCTGCTCTCACTGCTCTTGCTGCAACAAAATCATCTTTCATTGAATAAATAAAAGAGGAATCGCCGATC
This window contains:
- a CDS encoding glycosyl hydrolase; amino-acid sequence: MFNRVLIITMFVLFIDEYTQAQRVFKNWPKEKSPEEIGLRVAEQFLSSSHGVYGFGAIPHIPYFEVCNWYGALTFANETKNDLLRKKLVERFVPLFDKEDSLLPVPDHVDYNVFGAVPLEIYLQTKEKKYFTLGKMYADTQWKAPVGPRVVPASYRFYNNGFTWQTRLWIDDMYMITMVQAQAYRATSEVQYINRAAREMVLYLDSLQKPNGLFYHAPASPFFWGRGNGWMAAGMSELLRALPKNNPDRPRIMQGYKTMMESLLKFQADDGMWRQLVDDPASWKETSSTGMFAFAMITGVKNGWLDKKLYGNAARKAWLTLIEYINNKSEITEVCEGTGAGKSQQYYLDRKKITGDMHGQSPVLWCATALLRKNK
- a CDS encoding Gfo/Idh/MocA family oxidoreductase produces the protein MNDNNNSRRKFLYNLGLAGLSIPLISSNSRCSDEESKQKAMQKNKNGKLGIALVGLGGYAGGQLAPALQETEHCYLAGIVTGTPSKIPVWKEKYGIADKNVYNYQNYDSIKDNPDIDIVYVVLPNSMHAEYTIRAAQAGKHVICEKPMAVTVADCDKMIAASKKAGKLLSIGYRLHFDPYNLEMVRLGKEKVYGEIKKMTAAFSFVASKGIWRLDKKLAGGGPLMDLGVYCMQGVMYTTGMEPVAITAQSPPVSDPEKFLGVEETLSFQMEMPNGLIAECRTSYSENANFLRAEAEKGFFELQPAYNYSGLHGKTTDGVIEYPRLSQQAKQMDGFALSIKNNQPSIVPGEMGRRDVKIIEAIYEAMRTGKRVGIK